One region of Danio aesculapii chromosome 7, fDanAes4.1, whole genome shotgun sequence genomic DNA includes:
- the igf2a gene encoding insulin-like growth factor 2a — translation MDDYHVFCASCRKTEDRRTTMRSPIVFILSLSMLISNVAAGETLCGGELVDTLQFVCGTDGFYISRPNRSNSRRPQRGIVEECCFRSCELRLLQQYCAKPVKSERDVSSTSLQVFPVSQALHKDTVNVKYSKYEVWQRKAAQRLRRGVPSILLARKFRRQVEKIQDEEQTSFHRPLMTLPNRQPAIVPHVQISTSQK, via the exons ATGGATGATTACCATGTATTCTGTGCATCTTGCCGAAAAACGGAGGACAGACGAACAACG ATGCGTTCACCGATAGTCTTCATTCTGTCATTGTCCATGTTGATATCCAACGTAGCAGCGGGGGAGACTCTCTGTGGCGGAGAACTAGTGGATACACTTCAGTTCGTGTGTGGAACAGATGGCTTTTATATCA GCAGGCCGAACAGATCAAACAGCCGCCGTCCTCAGAGAGGAATAGTGGAGGAATGCTGCTTTCGGAGCTGTGAGCTGCGCCTGCTGCAACAGTACTGTGCCAAGCCGGTGAAGTCGGAGCGAGATGTTTCCTCCACCTCACTGCAGGTCTTCCCAGTGTCACAGGCTCTTCACAAG gaCACCGTAAATGTGAAGTATTCCAAATATGAAGTATGGCAACGAAAAGCTGCCCAGAGGTTACGGAGAGGAGTCCCATCCATTCTGCTGGCCCGAAAGTTTAGGAGGCAGGTGGAGAAAATCCAAGATGAGGAGCAAACCAGTTTCCACCGGCCCCTCATGACCCTGCCCAACAGACAACCTGCCATCGTCCCACACGTCCAGATCAGCACATCCCAAAAATGA